From Desulfosalsimonas propionicica, the proteins below share one genomic window:
- a CDS encoding response regulator transcription factor, which yields MLNVLLIEDDFDFAETVGDYLELESIVCDYASNGVAGLQLVGENAYDVILLDLNLPRLDGLSLCERLRAAGNDTPILMLTARDRLDDKLAGFEAGTDDYLVKPFELKELVVRIHALAKRRSGQIRVLRCGDLEMNLKEGSVVRAGRGIRLSPTGWKILETLLRASPAVVSRQKLMDAVWGETPPDSNSLKVHLFNLRKAVDGPFAMPLLHTVPGKGFAVKAEDGS from the coding sequence ATGCTAAACGTGCTTCTGATTGAGGACGATTTCGATTTTGCGGAAACCGTGGGAGATTATCTGGAGCTGGAATCCATTGTCTGTGATTACGCCAGCAACGGCGTGGCTGGATTGCAACTGGTCGGGGAAAACGCTTATGACGTGATTCTTCTTGATTTGAACCTTCCGCGCCTGGACGGCCTGAGCCTGTGTGAACGGCTGCGTGCGGCAGGCAATGATACGCCGATTTTGATGCTTACCGCACGGGACCGGCTGGACGACAAGCTGGCGGGGTTTGAGGCGGGAACCGACGACTATCTGGTGAAACCTTTTGAATTAAAAGAACTGGTCGTGAGAATCCATGCCCTGGCCAAAAGGCGTAGCGGGCAAATCCGGGTGTTGCGATGCGGGGATCTGGAAATGAACCTGAAGGAGGGGAGCGTGGTGCGGGCCGGGCGGGGGATCCGGCTATCACCTACGGGCTGGAAAATCCTTGAGACGCTTCTTCGTGCATCTCCGGCTGTGGTTTCCAGACAGAAACTGATGGATGCGGTTTGGGGCGAGACGCCGCCGGACAGCAACAGCCTTAAAGTCCATCTCTTTAATTTGCGAAAAGCCGTGGACGGCCCTTTTGCAATGCCTTTGCTTCATACCGTCCCCGGAAAAGGATTTGCTGTCAAAGCGGAAGATGGGTCATGA
- a CDS encoding sensor histidine kinase: MKRKIRLKWFVALSFLALALVLVAGYSFLSARSFVRGMDSVFAGNMDQVVESYVETVPAGKRRPLNLFSGYHIAGRWQQMPDEIRKVLTPPVQSAVLRKYHDAGWFSPPEKVYFVMRVTCGGDSYFISRTVTRASASPLVGRNAAQNMHLLLLLSLFSVLTLVGITWLVIRQVERPVRALGQWAHGLNESSLDAVPPDFSYPELNELAELIRTSLGSVKKSLEREYLFLRHSSHELRTPISVIRNNVELLHKLQEHPGGNRESRQKRIVGRIDRASLTMKHLTETLLWLSRESEGELPAETLDLEQLICDLIEESRYLLKDKDVDLIVGTDACPVSIPGIAARIVLGNLIRNAFQHTHCGTVRITQKGRCVEIKNHTAGENASAPDLGFGLGLRLTEQLTEKLGWPYKRRSEADCHLVEVCLG; this comes from the coding sequence ATGAAAAGAAAGATTCGTCTGAAATGGTTTGTGGCCCTGTCCTTTCTGGCCCTGGCGCTTGTTCTGGTTGCCGGGTATTCGTTTTTGAGTGCCCGGTCTTTTGTCCGCGGCATGGACAGTGTCTTTGCCGGCAACATGGATCAGGTTGTGGAAAGCTATGTCGAGACTGTCCCGGCAGGCAAGCGGCGGCCGCTGAACTTGTTCAGCGGCTATCATATCGCGGGGCGCTGGCAGCAGATGCCCGATGAGATCCGCAAGGTCCTGACACCGCCGGTTCAAAGCGCTGTGCTGCGAAAATACCATGACGCCGGATGGTTTTCTCCGCCTGAAAAGGTTTATTTTGTAATGCGGGTGACATGCGGCGGCGACAGCTATTTTATCAGCCGAACGGTTACCCGTGCCTCCGCCTCGCCGCTGGTGGGACGAAACGCGGCGCAGAACATGCATTTGCTGCTCCTTTTAAGCCTTTTCAGCGTGTTAACCTTGGTCGGGATCACCTGGCTGGTGATCCGTCAGGTGGAACGGCCGGTCAGGGCGCTTGGCCAATGGGCGCACGGGCTCAATGAAAGCAGCCTGGACGCGGTCCCGCCTGATTTTTCCTATCCGGAACTGAATGAACTGGCGGAGCTGATCCGCACCAGCCTTGGGTCGGTCAAGAAAAGCCTTGAGCGTGAATATCTTTTTCTGCGCCACAGCAGCCACGAGCTAAGAACGCCGATCAGCGTGATTCGGAACAATGTGGAGCTGTTGCATAAACTCCAGGAGCATCCTGGAGGAAACCGGGAATCCCGGCAGAAGCGGATTGTCGGGCGGATCGACCGCGCCAGCCTGACAATGAAGCATCTCACGGAGACGCTTCTCTGGCTGAGCCGGGAGAGTGAAGGCGAACTTCCGGCAGAAACGCTGGATCTGGAGCAGCTTATCTGCGATCTGATTGAGGAGTCGCGCTATCTTTTAAAAGACAAGGACGTGGATTTGATTGTCGGGACAGACGCCTGTCCGGTTTCAATCCCCGGCATCGCCGCCCGTATTGTTCTGGGAAATCTCATCCGCAATGCGTTTCAGCATACCCATTGCGGCACTGTCCGTATTACCCAGAAAGGCCGATGCGTTGAGATCAAAAACCATACAGCCGGAGAAAACGCGTCAGCTCCGGACCTTGGATTCGGCCTTGGCCTCCGGCTGACCGAACAATTGACAGAAAAATTGGGCTGGCCGTATAAACGCCGTTCAGAAGCGGACTGCCATCTTGTCGAAGTCTGTCTTGGCTGA
- a CDS encoding acyl CoA:acetate/3-ketoacid CoA transferase, which yields MGREYKGPKKPSKHPILSTLTPFSAQKGKIVTCEEAVGIICDNDTIATGGFVGNGFPEHIAVALEEHFLKTGTPRNLTLVYAAGQGDGKDKGLNHLGHDGLIRRVIGGHWGLVPKVQKMAVENRIEAYNLPQGVISHLYRDIAAGKPRTITAVGIGTFVDPRKGGGKLNEMTTEDLVELISFDGNDYLAYRTFPINVAILRGTTADTMGNISMEKEALFLEALAMATAAKNSNGLVIVQVERIAEKGSLNARNVKIPGIMVDCVVVADPENHWQTFGERYNPSFSSEIKVPLHSMPAMALDGRKIIARRAAMELEANSVVNLGIGMPEGVANVANEESILDYLTLTAEPGVIGGIPAGGLNFGAATNTEALISQPEQFDFYDGGGLDMAFLGLAQADGHGNLNVSKFGPRLAGAGGFINISQKAKKVIFVGTFTAGGLEVDIRDGKLHINQEGSARKFVDHVEHTTFSGPYALERNQPVLYITERCVFRLTAKGMELVEIAPGVDLEKDILAHMDFEPIMDHKPEIMDLRIFSDQAMDLKKDLLFLSIDKRLFYDRERNLFFVNFEGYAIKSRDDIGRVEQKVRRILEPLGHKVYTVVNYDNFQIYPELIPEYTQMIKRLSEDLYSGVTRYTTSTFLRARLGDALLRFDITPHIYTTAEEALQALGREDEPWQFPE from the coding sequence ATGGGCCGTGAATATAAAGGACCGAAAAAACCTTCGAAACATCCGATACTCTCGACGCTGACGCCGTTTTCGGCCCAGAAGGGCAAGATCGTCACATGCGAAGAAGCCGTGGGCATCATCTGCGACAATGATACCATTGCCACCGGCGGATTCGTGGGAAACGGGTTTCCGGAGCACATCGCGGTCGCCCTGGAAGAACATTTCCTGAAAACCGGAACACCGCGCAACCTGACGCTGGTGTATGCCGCGGGTCAGGGTGACGGAAAGGACAAGGGCCTTAATCACCTGGGCCACGACGGCCTGATCCGGCGGGTAATCGGGGGGCACTGGGGGCTGGTTCCCAAGGTGCAGAAAATGGCGGTTGAAAACCGAATCGAAGCCTACAACCTGCCCCAGGGGGTGATCTCGCATCTGTACCGGGATATCGCAGCCGGAAAACCCCGAACCATAACTGCGGTGGGCATCGGAACGTTTGTAGATCCGCGCAAAGGCGGCGGAAAGCTAAATGAGATGACCACCGAGGATCTGGTGGAGCTGATTTCCTTTGACGGAAACGACTACCTGGCCTACCGGACCTTTCCCATCAACGTTGCCATTTTGCGGGGCACGACCGCCGACACCATGGGCAACATCAGCATGGAAAAAGAAGCCCTGTTTTTGGAGGCCCTGGCCATGGCCACGGCGGCGAAAAACAGCAACGGCCTGGTCATCGTGCAGGTGGAGCGCATCGCGGAAAAGGGGAGCTTAAACGCCAGAAACGTGAAAATCCCCGGCATCATGGTCGATTGCGTTGTGGTGGCCGACCCGGAAAACCACTGGCAGACCTTCGGGGAGCGCTACAACCCGTCCTTTTCCTCTGAGATCAAGGTCCCGCTGCATTCCATGCCCGCCATGGCCCTGGATGGACGCAAAATCATCGCCCGGCGCGCGGCCATGGAACTGGAGGCCAACTCCGTGGTCAACCTGGGCATCGGCATGCCCGAAGGCGTTGCCAACGTGGCCAACGAGGAAAGCATCCTCGACTACCTGACCCTTACCGCCGAACCCGGGGTCATCGGCGGCATTCCGGCCGGCGGCCTCAATTTCGGAGCTGCCACCAACACTGAGGCCCTGATCTCCCAGCCCGAGCAGTTTGACTTCTACGACGGCGGGGGCCTGGACATGGCATTTCTGGGACTTGCCCAGGCCGACGGCCACGGCAATCTCAATGTGAGCAAGTTCGGTCCCCGGCTGGCCGGCGCCGGCGGATTTATCAACATCAGCCAAAAGGCCAAGAAGGTGATATTTGTGGGAACCTTTACCGCCGGCGGCCTTGAGGTGGATATCCGGGACGGTAAACTCCACATCAACCAGGAGGGAAGCGCCAGGAAATTCGTGGACCATGTGGAGCATACCACCTTTTCCGGGCCCTATGCCCTGGAAAGAAACCAGCCTGTGCTCTACATCACCGAGCGATGCGTGTTCCGTCTGACAGCCAAGGGCATGGAACTGGTGGAAATCGCCCCGGGCGTGGATCTGGAAAAAGATATTCTGGCGCACATGGATTTTGAACCCATCATGGACCACAAACCCGAAATCATGGATCTCCGGATATTTTCAGACCAGGCCATGGATCTGAAAAAAGACCTGCTGTTTTTGTCAATTGACAAGCGGCTTTTCTATGACCGGGAGCGCAACCTGTTTTTCGTCAACTTTGAGGGCTATGCCATCAAAAGCCGTGACGATATCGGCCGGGTGGAACAAAAAGTCCGCCGGATTCTGGAACCGCTGGGCCACAAGGTTTATACCGTGGTCAACTATGACAATTTCCAGATCTATCCGGAGCTGATACCGGAATACACGCAGATGATCAAGCGCCTTTCAGAGGATCTGTATTCCGGAGTGACCCGCTATACCACCAGCACCTTCCTGCGGGCCCGGCTGGGCGATGCCCTGCTGCGCTTCGACATTACCCCCCATATCTACACAACTGCCGAAGAAGCCCTGCAAGCCCTGGGCCGGGAAGACGAACCGTGGCAATTTCCGGAGTAA
- a CDS encoding TRAP transporter large permease, whose product MSVELITVLMLTSLILVIMMGFPIGFSLAGVATVFGLIFVGPHIASTFMLRMHVTLSNYTLIAIPLFVFMGIVIEKSGLAGRLYDAIYVLTGRLKGGLAIATVLTCAIFAAATGVVGATVVTMGIISMPAMMKYRYDKPMASGAVCAGGALGILIPPSILILVYAPVANVSVGALLIGAFVPGMILALLYVLYIGIRCFINPEMGPSAADGGVHYTFWQKSRMFCVSVLPVLTLILAVLGTIFFGLAAPTEAAAIGAFAAVLLALGYRKLTAAMLVEAAIRTARTSAMVYLVVIGASFFTSVFVRLGCGRVIESSILGLPFGPWGVLIVMWLIIILMGCFLDWIGIIMIVVPLFTPVAVKLGFDPVWFSLMNIIVLQTSFLTPPFALTIFYLKGIAPPEVSLADIYRGVVPYLLLMLAALLLFSLFPDILLFMPRAAGLI is encoded by the coding sequence ATGAGTGTTGAACTGATAACTGTACTGATGCTGACAAGTCTGATTCTTGTCATCATGATGGGTTTTCCCATCGGGTTTTCCCTGGCCGGGGTCGCCACGGTCTTCGGACTCATCTTTGTGGGACCTCACATCGCCAGCACCTTCATGCTGCGAATGCATGTAACCCTTTCCAATTATACGCTCATTGCCATACCCTTATTCGTCTTCATGGGCATTGTCATCGAAAAATCGGGCCTGGCCGGCAGACTCTATGACGCCATATACGTTTTGACCGGCCGACTCAAAGGCGGCCTGGCCATTGCAACCGTGCTGACCTGCGCCATATTCGCGGCAGCAACCGGCGTTGTGGGCGCAACAGTGGTCACCATGGGCATTATTTCCATGCCGGCCATGATGAAGTACCGTTATGACAAGCCCATGGCATCCGGGGCGGTATGCGCCGGCGGCGCGCTCGGGATACTGATCCCGCCTTCCATCCTGATTCTGGTCTATGCGCCGGTGGCCAATGTTTCCGTAGGGGCTCTTCTCATCGGGGCGTTTGTTCCGGGAATGATCCTGGCGCTGCTCTATGTTCTCTATATCGGCATACGGTGCTTTATCAATCCGGAAATGGGGCCGTCTGCGGCAGACGGGGGTGTTCATTACACCTTTTGGCAGAAATCCAGAATGTTTTGCGTCTCGGTGCTGCCGGTGCTCACCCTTATTCTTGCGGTGCTGGGCACGATTTTCTTCGGCCTGGCCGCGCCCACCGAAGCCGCAGCCATCGGCGCTTTTGCCGCGGTACTGCTGGCACTTGGCTATCGCAAACTTACGGCCGCGATGTTAGTGGAGGCCGCCATCCGGACGGCCAGAACCTCTGCCATGGTCTATCTGGTGGTCATCGGCGCCTCTTTTTTTACCTCGGTCTTTGTGCGGCTGGGATGCGGACGGGTTATCGAAAGCTCCATCCTGGGCCTGCCTTTCGGCCCCTGGGGAGTGCTGATCGTCATGTGGCTGATCATCATCCTCATGGGCTGCTTTCTGGACTGGATCGGCATCATCATGATCGTTGTACCCCTGTTTACGCCTGTGGCGGTAAAGCTGGGCTTTGACCCGGTCTGGTTTTCCCTGATGAACATCATCGTACTCCAGACCTCTTTTCTGACCCCGCCATTTGCCCTGACCATTTTCTATCTCAAAGGGATCGCCCCGCCAGAGGTTTCCCTTGCCGACATCTACAGGGGCGTGGTGCCTTATCTGCTGCTGATGCTGGCCGCATTGCTTCTTTTTTCCCTGTTCCCGGATATCCTGCTGTTTATGCCAAGGGCGGCGGGATTGATTTAA
- a CDS encoding TRAP transporter small permease subunit: protein MVVINKIIRVIDWINEKISKAVSFLVFALILTLTYEVIARYFFGSPTQWSLNLTYFICSFFLILTMGYTWQCGEHVGVDLLSSKLPRRVGALLNVIFILGLFFLTWTNIGRVMYNDMLRSWALQERSTIGAMPPVYPYKTWIFAGVALLLLQGVSQLLKEIQVMLGRDRQS from the coding sequence ATGGTTGTGATCAATAAAATTATTCGGGTTATTGATTGGATCAATGAAAAAATATCCAAGGCGGTTTCGTTTCTGGTTTTTGCATTGATTCTCACGCTGACCTATGAAGTGATCGCCCGCTACTTTTTCGGGTCCCCGACCCAGTGGAGCCTGAACCTGACCTACTTCATCTGCAGTTTTTTTCTCATTCTCACCATGGGCTATACCTGGCAGTGCGGGGAGCACGTGGGCGTAGACCTGCTTTCCAGCAAACTGCCCAGGCGGGTGGGCGCCTTGTTAAACGTTATCTTCATTCTGGGACTTTTCTTTCTGACATGGACCAATATCGGACGGGTCATGTACAACGACATGCTCCGCTCCTGGGCGTTGCAGGAAAGATCGACCATCGGCGCCATGCCGCCTGTCTATCCCTATAAAACCTGGATATTTGCCGGGGTTGCCCTGCTTTTGCTCCAGGGTGTTTCGCAATTGCTCAAGGAAATTCAGGTGATGCTGGGAAGGGACAGACAATCATGA
- a CDS encoding TRAP transporter substrate-binding protein, translating to MFRIKTITLVMAAIFSMAVGFTGCGGQEAEEQSAEAALPEVRWTLQTTWSQGWLLHEMAEDFAKRVNDLSGGKFIIDVQPAGAIVGGLEVLDAADSGAIDAYHSWPGYWMSKHPSAPFFASIPLHLEPLMHTTWLYNYGGKELYQEMMDEAGQNVVVMPGGVTGPEMLAHSNKPVEEMEDWKGLKYRAPGWWGEVLKELGVAVTMLPGTELYPALDRGILDATEFSTPAVNRQQGFHEVADFIAGPGLHQPTCFFELGFNKDAYNELPELYKKIIDNAAMAMTLHMWTKSNVADMEALDHFEERGIKRTYVEPEVQREMREQAWEWIDNDVKKRGNDHYSRTWASVNEFWERFSDYEQFMVPVRK from the coding sequence ATGTTTCGAATCAAAACCATCACGTTGGTCATGGCCGCAATTTTTTCAATGGCCGTGGGATTTACCGGGTGCGGCGGCCAGGAGGCCGAAGAGCAAAGCGCTGAAGCAGCCCTTCCGGAAGTGCGCTGGACCCTGCAGACCACTTGGTCCCAGGGTTGGCTCCTCCATGAAATGGCAGAAGATTTTGCAAAACGGGTCAATGATTTAAGCGGGGGCAAATTCATCATCGACGTCCAGCCGGCAGGCGCCATAGTGGGCGGCCTGGAAGTCCTGGATGCCGCGGACTCCGGGGCCATTGACGCCTATCACTCCTGGCCCGGCTACTGGATGAGCAAGCATCCGTCCGCGCCCTTTTTCGCTTCCATCCCTCTTCACCTGGAACCGCTGATGCATACCACATGGCTTTACAACTACGGCGGCAAGGAGCTCTACCAGGAAATGATGGACGAAGCCGGCCAGAATGTGGTTGTGATGCCCGGCGGCGTGACCGGTCCGGAAATGCTGGCCCATTCCAACAAGCCGGTTGAGGAAATGGAGGACTGGAAAGGGCTGAAATACCGGGCTCCGGGCTGGTGGGGCGAAGTCTTAAAGGAACTGGGCGTGGCCGTGACCATGCTGCCCGGAACCGAACTCTATCCCGCCCTGGACCGGGGCATTCTCGATGCCACCGAATTTTCAACACCAGCGGTAAACCGGCAGCAGGGATTTCACGAAGTGGCTGACTTTATCGCGGGCCCGGGCCTGCATCAGCCCACCTGCTTTTTTGAGCTGGGCTTTAACAAGGACGCCTACAATGAACTGCCCGAACTCTACAAAAAGATCATCGATAACGCGGCCATGGCCATGACCCTTCACATGTGGACCAAGAGCAACGTCGCTGACATGGAAGCCCTGGATCACTTCGAGGAACGCGGCATTAAGCGCACCTACGTGGAACCGGAAGTGCAGCGGGAGATGCGCGAACAGGCGTGGGAATGGATCGACAACGACGTCAAAAAGCGTGGCAACGACCACTACAGCCGCACCTGGGCGTCGGTCAATGAATTCTGGGAACGGTTTTCCGATTACGAGCAATTCATGGTGCCGGTGCGAAAATAG